A single Blastopirellula retiformator DNA region contains:
- a CDS encoding RHS repeat domain-containing protein has product MIKETIYDDQGNVVKVIEYNFGHDEISQTVTEYTGGVPGTPTTHIFGHDGHGSVKVLYDAVAAIAQVYTYEAYGQMLAIHNAIAGVVGTTEAAALTTLLYSGEQFDSRIGQQYLRARYYDPSSGRFNRLDPFSGNAQDPQSFHKYLYAHGNPVMEIDPTGLFTISSILSGSSIQSSLRTQNAQVLHIFRQIDNVFSIIDTINTFREVMSLLSGSGDYAQYLRKLQNTINLTSSNQTRDWLKLKGLEQQHIHEVINAISVNIMTILGKIASEHRKLLSKVIAYSSTASKSRRPTIVVGLTSLPGDFKGSQMLSKKGIRLGSTGLNLSFAVSKNGKGGSLFSIGFILPYSKTRIVHSIFRVDYHGQKDPKETLDYGSPFKKMMHGHAYVLGSSNGIGPHIQGVGKPKFHYHIPDSRRRV; this is encoded by the coding sequence GTGATCAAGGAGACCATCTACGACGACCAGGGCAACGTCGTCAAAGTCATCGAGTACAACTTCGGCCACGACGAAATCAGCCAGACCGTCACCGAGTACACCGGCGGTGTCCCTGGAACGCCAACGACCCACATCTTCGGACACGACGGCCATGGCAGCGTCAAAGTCCTCTACGACGCAGTCGCCGCAATCGCCCAGGTCTACACCTACGAAGCTTACGGCCAAATGCTGGCGATTCATAACGCAATCGCTGGGGTAGTAGGAACCACCGAAGCCGCCGCCCTCACCACGCTTCTATACAGCGGCGAGCAGTTCGATTCTCGGATCGGCCAGCAGTATTTGAGGGCTCGGTACTACGATCCAAGCTCCGGGCGGTTTAATCGGCTGGACCCGTTCTCAGGTAATGCTCAGGATCCGCAGAGTTTCCATAAGTATCTGTATGCTCATGGGAACCCGGTGATGGAAATAGACCCTACCGGATTGTTCACCATTTCTTCTATTCTCAGCGGGAGCTCAATACAATCCTCACTCAGAACACAGAACGCGCAGGTATTACACATCTTCAGACAGATTGACAATGTGTTCTCAATCATTGACACAATAAACACCTTTCGAGAAGTCATGTCACTTCTGTCGGGATCCGGAGACTATGCTCAATATCTTCGCAAGTTACAAAATACGATTAACCTAACTTCGAGTAACCAGACTCGGGACTGGCTTAAGCTAAAGGGACTTGAACAGCAACACATTCACGAGGTCATTAATGCAATATCAGTCAACATCATGACAATCCTTGGAAAGATTGCCTCAGAACACAGAAAGCTTCTCTCAAAGGTCATTGCCTACTCATCGACAGCAAGTAAATCTCGGCGACCAACAATTGTGGTAGGTCTAACTTCTCTACCTGGAGATTTCAAGGGAAGCCAAATGTTGTCAAAAAAGGGAATAAGACTTGGTTCTACAGGGCTGAACCTATCGTTTGCCGTTTCGAAAAACGGCAAAGGAGGGAGCCTTTTTTCTATAGGTTTCATCCTACCCTATAGCAAAACTCGTATCGTCCACAGTATTTTCCGAGTGGATTATCACGGACAAAAGGACCCCAAAGAAACCTTGGACTACGGCTCACCCTTCAAAAAAATGAT